Proteins encoded by one window of Methylovirgula ligni:
- the nifX gene encoding nitrogen fixation protein NifX — protein MKIAFATQDMKRVDAHFGWAKNIAIYEIGPEGHEFVEAIEFDGDLREDGNEDKLAPKIDAIRDCAILYVAAIGGSGAARVVAANIHPMKVSQPEAIDDLLLKLEEVLKGSPPPWLRKALSKGKERSFDFED, from the coding sequence ATGAAGATTGCCTTTGCGACCCAGGACATGAAACGCGTCGATGCGCATTTCGGCTGGGCCAAGAATATCGCGATCTACGAGATCGGGCCGGAAGGCCATGAATTCGTCGAGGCGATCGAATTCGACGGCGATTTGAGGGAAGACGGTAACGAGGACAAGCTCGCGCCGAAGATCGATGCGATCAGGGATTGCGCCATCCTTTACGTCGCGGCGATTGGCGGCTCCGGCGCCGCGCGTGTCGTCGCCGCCAATATCCATCCGATGAAGGTCTCACAGCCGGAGGCCATCGACGATCTCCTGCTGAAGCTCGAAGAAGTTCTGAAAGGATCGCCCCCGCCGTGGCTGCGCAAGGCGCTTTCCAAGGGCAAGGAACGCAGTTTCGATTTTGAAGATTGA
- a CDS encoding CCE_0567 family metalloprotein, which produces MSDVEALKAEIKKLSARAMQAKMDLHDLSEELPVNAHLILETAQKAHDAFVELEAKRGQLKVAEAA; this is translated from the coding sequence ATGAGCGACGTGGAAGCATTGAAGGCGGAGATCAAGAAACTTTCGGCGCGCGCCATGCAGGCGAAGATGGATCTTCACGATCTCTCGGAGGAATTGCCGGTGAACGCGCATCTGATCCTCGAGACGGCGCAGAAGGCTCATGACGCCTTCGTTGAGCTCGAAGCCAAGCGCGGCCAGCTCAAGGTCGCGGAGGCGGCGTGA
- the nifE gene encoding nitrogenase iron-molybdenum cofactor biosynthesis protein NifE, with the protein MSSLSATIQDVFNEPGCGKNANKSEAERKKGCTKQLQPGGAAGGCAFDGAKIALQPLTDVAHLVHGPIACEGNSWDNRGAKSSGSNIWRTGFTTDMNETDVVFGGEKRLFKAVREIIERYDPPAIFVYQTCVPAMIGDDIDAVCKAAREKFGKPVIPVNAPGFVGSKNLGNKLAGEALLEHVIGTEEPEYTTPYDINIIGEYNLSGELWQVKPLFDELGIRILACISGDGKYKEVASSHRAKAAMMVCSKAMINVARKMEERYAIPFFEGSFYGIEDTSDSLREIGKLLVARGAPAELLDRIEIVIAREEAKAWAAIAKYKPRFNGKRVLLITGGVKSWSVVAALQEAGLDLVGTSVKKSTKEDKERIKELMGQDAHMIDDMTPREMYKMLKEAKADIMLSGGRSQFIALKAMMPWLDINQERHNAYMGYVGMVTLVAEIDKALYNPVWEQVRRPAPWEKAGENWRARAMRQMEAEAAALAVDPVAAEAARREKKICHCKSVDLGTIEDAIRAHTLTDVDGVREHTHASGGCGACSQRIEEIFADIAAVPLAVAAE; encoded by the coding sequence ATGAGTTCTCTCTCAGCCACGATTCAAGATGTCTTCAATGAACCTGGCTGCGGGAAGAACGCGAACAAGTCCGAGGCCGAGCGTAAGAAGGGCTGTACCAAGCAATTGCAGCCGGGCGGCGCTGCGGGTGGCTGCGCCTTCGACGGCGCCAAGATCGCCTTGCAGCCTTTGACCGACGTCGCGCATCTTGTCCACGGCCCCATCGCTTGCGAGGGCAATTCCTGGGACAATCGCGGCGCGAAATCCTCCGGCTCGAATATCTGGCGGACCGGTTTTACAACCGATATGAACGAGACGGACGTCGTCTTCGGCGGCGAAAAACGGCTTTTCAAGGCCGTGCGCGAGATCATCGAGCGCTACGATCCGCCGGCGATCTTCGTTTACCAGACCTGCGTGCCGGCGATGATCGGCGACGACATCGACGCTGTCTGCAAGGCCGCCCGCGAGAAGTTCGGCAAGCCGGTCATCCCCGTCAATGCGCCGGGCTTTGTCGGCTCGAAAAACCTCGGCAACAAGCTTGCGGGCGAAGCTCTGCTTGAACACGTGATCGGCACGGAGGAGCCAGAATATACGACGCCTTACGACATCAATATTATCGGCGAATACAATCTTTCCGGCGAACTTTGGCAGGTTAAGCCGCTTTTCGATGAGCTTGGCATCCGTATCCTGGCCTGCATTTCGGGTGACGGGAAATACAAAGAGGTTGCCTCCTCGCATCGCGCCAAGGCAGCGATGATGGTCTGCTCCAAGGCGATGATCAACGTCGCCCGAAAAATGGAAGAGCGTTACGCCATCCCGTTTTTCGAGGGCTCGTTCTACGGGATCGAGGACACAAGCGACTCGCTGCGGGAGATCGGCAAGTTGCTTGTTGCGCGCGGCGCGCCGGCGGAGCTTCTCGACCGCATCGAGATCGTCATCGCGCGCGAGGAGGCCAAGGCCTGGGCGGCGATCGCCAAATACAAGCCGCGCTTTAATGGCAAGCGGGTTCTGCTCATCACCGGCGGCGTCAAGTCATGGTCTGTCGTGGCTGCGCTGCAGGAAGCCGGACTCGATCTCGTCGGCACCAGCGTCAAGAAGTCGACCAAGGAGGACAAGGAGCGCATCAAGGAATTGATGGGCCAAGACGCTCATATGATCGACGACATGACGCCGCGCGAAATGTACAAAATGCTGAAAGAGGCCAAGGCGGACATCATGCTTTCCGGCGGGCGTTCGCAATTCATCGCGCTGAAGGCGATGATGCCCTGGCTCGATATCAACCAGGAGCGCCACAACGCTTATATGGGCTATGTCGGCATGGTGACGCTCGTCGCCGAGATCGACAAGGCGCTTTACAATCCCGTGTGGGAGCAGGTCCGCCGCCCGGCGCCGTGGGAGAAGGCAGGCGAGAATTGGCGCGCGCGCGCCATGCGGCAGATGGAGGCCGAGGCTGCGGCGCTCGCGGTCGATCCGGTCGCGGCGGAAGCGGCGCGGCGTGAGAAGAAAATCTGTCATTGCAAGAGCGTCGATCTCGGCACGATCGAGGATGCCATCAGGGCGCACACCCTTACCGACGTTGATGGCGTCAGGGAACATACCCATGCCTCGGGTGGCTGCGGCGCGTGCAGCCAGCGGATTGAGGAGATTTTCGCGGATATAGCGGCCGTGCCCCTCGCCGTCGCGGCGGAGTGA
- the fdxB gene encoding ferredoxin III, nif-specific has translation MSQATRDGRAWQPDFLIAIDAKTCIGCGRCYKVCGREVMILKGLNDEGGLVDLSGDDDEDDEIEKKIMVMNDEGACIGCGACARVCPTKCQTHGTAPAEAAGV, from the coding sequence ATGTCACAAGCAACGCGCGACGGCCGCGCTTGGCAGCCCGATTTCCTCATCGCGATCGATGCCAAGACCTGTATCGGCTGCGGCCGCTGCTACAAAGTATGTGGCCGTGAGGTCATGATCCTTAAGGGCCTCAACGATGAGGGCGGCCTTGTCGATCTCTCCGGCGACGACGATGAGGACGACGAGATTGAAAAGAAGATCATGGTAATGAACGACGAAGGCGCGTGCATCGGTTGCGGCGCTTGCGCGCGCGTCTGCCCGACAAAGTGCCAGACGCACGGTACTGCGCCGGCCGAAGCCGCGGGCGTGTGA
- a CDS encoding HesB/IscA family protein → MINLTDSALNAVRNAISGAGRPVGGLRIMVEAGGCAGYKYMMGLVDQADIDDTVIEHDGVRVFVDNKSHDLLAGATIDFVVALEGSGFTFENPNATASCSCGKSFN, encoded by the coding sequence ATGATCAACTTGACTGACAGCGCATTGAACGCGGTTCGCAACGCCATCTCCGGAGCGGGCCGACCTGTCGGTGGTCTGCGCATCATGGTCGAGGCGGGCGGCTGCGCCGGCTACAAATATATGATGGGCCTCGTAGACCAGGCCGACATCGACGACACGGTCATCGAACATGATGGCGTGCGGGTTTTCGTCGACAACAAAAGCCACGATCTTCTTGCCGGCGCCACCATCGATTTCGTGGTCGCGCTCGAAGGGTCCGGTTTCACTTTCGAGAATCCGAACGCCACGGCGAGCTGCTCCTGCGGCAAGTCGTTTAACTGA
- a CDS encoding NifU family protein yields the protein MLAEPEQTIPSIAHATDAGAERIAIIKEVLDEIRPNLKRDGGDCEFLCIDGNKIVVRMTGACVFCKLASMTIEGIQAKIVERLGVLMRVVPAPPGYKAPH from the coding sequence ATGCTGGCCGAGCCGGAACAAACCATCCCGTCCATCGCGCATGCAACAGACGCGGGCGCGGAACGCATCGCGATCATAAAAGAGGTTCTGGACGAGATTCGCCCGAACCTGAAGCGCGATGGCGGCGATTGCGAATTCCTCTGCATCGACGGCAACAAGATCGTCGTGAGAATGACCGGCGCTTGCGTTTTCTGCAAACTGGCAAGCATGACGATCGAGGGCATCCAGGCCAAGATCGTTGAGCGGCTTGGCGTTCTCATGCGCGTCGTGCCGGCGCCCCCCGGCTACAAGGCTCCGCACTGA
- a CDS encoding ATP-binding protein has product MIASFPALAPYAEQLRFSDKVELSFDQLESNARAFLHDLYVKAGPAMEARAAHIATLRRAFDDTAVRFGEGDLESVLPVIVRYLASDAIRGWMFTATAAGRSLPYVVSRLDYTPPANDEAGRVFVELKANAKGAITSTTIRISAGDVVGKTVAELFLAKGFLKETPELITAYDAAVERYFAWRGKYGDQFSGRGTGFFAEDPNSSHRDIDWSRKDLIVLSSSGGAARLVNDESILTTRALTLELTGDVLGQYLRKAAKSNLYNAEEEVEESQAAIAKGVFSKIPIHAYILMFHLELHHHVWVHVDDITPYVYQPDLKTKLVLPEEQTDLIDILTAEMDVLMDDIVAGKSGGTTVLCAGPPGVGKTLTAEVYAEIIKRPLYRVHSGQLGLSVAAMENALKDALTRAQRWGAVMLIDEADVYIKRRDNDITMNAVVGVFLRVLEYFNGLLFLTTNRIDDIDEAIISRCIALIKFYPPDAEARGKIWRVMSDQFALSVAPKLIGELVELFPAASGRDIKGLAKLVAKYCHHRKVPPDLAVFKRCAIFRGLDHGEHEIAAVEPLGAE; this is encoded by the coding sequence ATGATCGCCAGTTTTCCGGCGCTGGCGCCTTACGCCGAGCAATTGCGTTTCAGCGACAAGGTTGAACTTTCCTTCGACCAGCTCGAATCCAATGCCCGCGCTTTTCTGCATGACCTCTATGTGAAGGCAGGCCCCGCGATGGAGGCGCGTGCGGCGCATATTGCGACGCTGCGGCGCGCCTTCGACGACACGGCGGTTCGCTTCGGCGAAGGGGATCTCGAATCCGTTCTTCCGGTGATCGTGCGCTATCTCGCGAGCGATGCGATCCGTGGCTGGATGTTCACCGCGACGGCGGCGGGGCGTTCCTTGCCTTATGTCGTCAGCCGTCTCGATTACACGCCGCCGGCGAACGACGAGGCGGGCCGCGTCTTCGTCGAGCTGAAGGCCAATGCCAAGGGCGCGATCACCTCCACGACGATCCGGATTTCGGCCGGCGATGTCGTCGGCAAGACGGTGGCGGAGCTTTTCCTGGCGAAGGGATTTCTCAAGGAAACGCCGGAGCTTATCACCGCCTATGACGCTGCGGTCGAACGCTATTTTGCCTGGCGGGGAAAATATGGCGACCAGTTCTCCGGCAGGGGGACTGGCTTTTTCGCCGAGGACCCCAATTCCTCGCATCGGGACATCGACTGGTCGCGCAAGGACCTCATCGTGCTCTCATCGAGCGGCGGGGCGGCGCGGCTCGTCAATGACGAAAGCATTCTCACCACCCGTGCGCTGACGCTCGAACTCACCGGCGACGTTCTTGGCCAATATTTGCGCAAGGCCGCCAAGAGCAATCTCTACAACGCCGAGGAGGAAGTGGAGGAATCCCAGGCCGCGATCGCCAAGGGCGTGTTCAGCAAGATTCCGATCCACGCCTATATTCTGATGTTTCACCTCGAACTGCATCATCATGTCTGGGTGCATGTCGACGACATTACGCCTTATGTCTATCAGCCGGACCTCAAGACCAAGCTTGTTTTGCCCGAGGAGCAGACAGACCTCATCGACATATTGACCGCGGAGATGGACGTGCTGATGGACGATATCGTCGCCGGCAAGTCCGGCGGAACGACCGTGCTCTGCGCCGGGCCGCCCGGCGTTGGCAAGACTTTGACAGCGGAAGTCTATGCCGAGATCATCAAACGGCCGCTCTATCGCGTCCATTCCGGCCAGCTTGGCCTCAGTGTCGCGGCGATGGAAAACGCGCTGAAGGACGCACTGACCCGGGCGCAGCGCTGGGGCGCGGTGATGCTGATCGACGAGGCGGATGTCTATATCAAGCGGCGGGACAACGACATCACCATGAACGCCGTCGTCGGCGTTTTTCTCCGCGTGCTCGAATATTTCAACGGGCTGCTCTTCCTGACGACGAACCGGATCGACGATATTGATGAGGCGATCATCTCGCGCTGTATCGCACTCATCAAATTCTATCCGCCGGACGCCGAAGCGCGCGGCAAGATCTGGCGTGTGATGAGCGACCAATTCGCGCTCAGCGTCGCACCGAAGCTGATCGGCGAGCTGGTGGAGCTTTTTCCCGCGGCGAGCGGGCGCGATATCAAAGGCTTGGCCAAGCTCGTGGCGAAATATTGCCATCATCGCAAAGTCCCGCCCGACCTTGCCGTCTTCAAGCGCTGCGCGATCTTCCGTGGTCTCGACCACGGCGAGCACGAAATCGCAGCGGTCGAGCCGCTCGGCGCGGAATAG
- a CDS encoding sulfurtransferase: MSFSDNSALVQTDWLAEHLADPGLRILDCTWHHVSTNLDGRTQYRGRHLPGAVHFDIDHVCDPSSPLPHMLPSPADFAKKVGLLGIGSEDRIVVYDRASGGSAAARVWWMFRVFGHENVAVLDGGLSKWSKEKLPAEMTPVRPEPRAFEAAYNSALVRGLDDMSANLATRAEQIVDVREAAQFAGVKDDVFASQRRGHIPGSVNVPCRDLLDPASGALLPNEALAARFAAAGIASTSRSSWPAAPASPRDLRRSRSISSATRLRLFMTEDGRNGHPHRRRRPLQPEAPLHEHSTFATSHDRGRQRI, encoded by the coding sequence ATGAGTTTTTCGGATAACAGCGCGCTTGTGCAGACCGATTGGCTCGCGGAGCATCTCGCTGACCCGGGTCTGCGCATTCTCGACTGCACATGGCACCACGTCAGCACCAATCTCGACGGCCGCACGCAATATCGCGGGCGCCACCTGCCGGGTGCGGTGCATTTCGACATCGACCACGTCTGCGATCCTTCGAGTCCCCTCCCGCATATGCTGCCGAGCCCCGCAGATTTCGCCAAGAAGGTCGGGCTTCTCGGGATCGGCAGCGAGGATCGTATTGTGGTCTACGATCGCGCGTCGGGCGGTTCTGCCGCGGCGCGCGTGTGGTGGATGTTCCGCGTCTTCGGGCACGAAAATGTCGCGGTGCTCGACGGCGGCCTCTCCAAATGGTCGAAGGAAAAATTGCCGGCCGAAATGACGCCGGTGCGCCCGGAACCGAGGGCTTTCGAGGCGGCTTATAATTCCGCGCTCGTGCGCGGCTTGGATGACATGAGCGCCAATCTCGCGACCCGCGCCGAGCAGATCGTCGACGTGCGCGAAGCGGCGCAATTTGCCGGCGTGAAGGACGATGTTTTCGCGAGCCAACGCCGCGGCCACATTCCCGGCTCGGTGAATGTTCCCTGCAGGGACCTTCTCGATCCGGCGAGCGGCGCCCTTCTTCCCAACGAAGCTCTTGCGGCCCGGTTTGCCGCCGCCGGCATCGCCTCGACAAGCCGATCGTCGTGGCCTGCAGCTCCGGCATCGCCTCGGGACTTGCGGCGCTCGCGCTCTATCAGCTCGGCCACAAGACTGCGGCTGTTTATGACGGAGGATGGGCGGAATGGGCATCCGCACCGTCGACGCCGGCCGTTGCAGCCTGAGGCGCCCTTACATGAGCATAGCACCTTCGCAACTTCACATGATCGCGGGAGGCAACGAATATGA
- a CDS encoding NifX-associated nitrogen fixation protein, with amino-acid sequence MAEAILETPAGFDSPFVRELAKVWRAQDTHGTWDTKSDAELLEPYVVDKEKRRALPIVGDPDPETIWRLELFFNAICLRIEKATGVMISPMLKIHHEGFGRMALIGGRLIVVNKQLRDVHRFGFDNFGKLAEEGEKYVKSGIEMIEKFPDVAKY; translated from the coding sequence ATGGCAGAGGCAATCCTGGAAACACCCGCGGGCTTCGACTCGCCCTTCGTGCGCGAACTCGCCAAAGTCTGGCGGGCGCAGGACACCCACGGCACATGGGACACCAAGAGCGACGCGGAGTTGCTCGAACCCTATGTCGTTGACAAAGAGAAGCGCCGCGCCTTGCCGATTGTCGGCGATCCTGATCCGGAGACAATCTGGCGGCTGGAACTCTTCTTCAACGCCATTTGTCTGCGGATCGAGAAGGCGACGGGCGTCATGATCTCGCCGATGCTCAAGATCCATCACGAGGGCTTCGGACGCATGGCGCTGATTGGCGGCCGCCTGATTGTCGTCAACAAGCAGCTTCGCGACGTGCATCGTTTCGGCTTCGACAATTTCGGCAAGCTGGCCGAAGAAGGCGAAAAATACGTCAAATCCGGCATCGAGATGATCGAGAAATTCCCTGACGTGGCGAAATATTGA
- a CDS encoding nitrogen fixation protein NifQ, translating to MNAGDAYHWLIQASAASRADSFDIHVVASIFALALDEAETENRTLCEGVGLDGTEFVDVADAFFPAAAPTLHKFGRHIALEIGEEEGSLRNLLLMYTRCGTPFARAYAAMVARRCARPHHLWQDLGLRNRTELSQLMARKFPSLAEKNRQDMKWKKFLYRLICQTEGFGFCTAPVCSDCDDFLNCFGLEDGEGLLARVRNGQQLVSISL from the coding sequence ATGAACGCCGGCGACGCTTATCACTGGCTGATCCAGGCGTCTGCCGCATCGCGGGCGGACTCGTTTGACATCCACGTCGTCGCCTCGATTTTCGCTCTCGCGCTAGATGAGGCCGAGACGGAGAACCGGACGCTGTGTGAGGGCGTCGGCCTTGATGGAACAGAGTTCGTCGACGTCGCCGACGCATTCTTTCCCGCTGCCGCGCCGACGCTGCACAAATTCGGACGGCACATTGCGCTCGAAATTGGGGAAGAGGAAGGAAGTCTGCGCAATCTTCTTCTCATGTATACGAGGTGCGGCACACCCTTCGCGCGCGCTTACGCGGCGATGGTCGCGCGGCGTTGCGCGCGGCCGCATCACTTGTGGCAGGATCTTGGATTGCGCAACCGCACCGAGCTTTCGCAGCTCATGGCCCGCAAGTTTCCGTCTCTTGCAGAGAAAAATCGGCAGGACATGAAGTGGAAGAAATTCCTCTATCGACTGATCTGCCAAACCGAGGGCTTCGGCTTTTGTACAGCGCCCGTCTGCTCCGATTGCGACGATTTCCTCAATTGCTTCGGGCTTGAGGACGGCGAGGGGCTATTGGCGCGTGTCCGCAACGGGCAGCAGCTCGTTTCAATTTCCCTTTAA
- a CDS encoding Rieske (2Fe-2S) protein produces MSATQADPDIAYAICSFNDIPSQKARSFHLLRVDEDGATKPFHIVVVRWGRQVFGYVNRCPHDGVNLDWEPNQFFDPNGIRLMCGKHGALFELGTGACLEGPCKGRALMPVALQVLDNDICVTGVTLAEEEDEPRLCDSDENET; encoded by the coding sequence ATGAGCGCAACGCAGGCCGATCCCGACATTGCTTATGCGATCTGCAGCTTCAACGACATCCCAAGCCAGAAGGCGCGGAGCTTCCACCTTCTCCGCGTCGATGAGGATGGCGCGACAAAGCCGTTTCACATCGTCGTCGTGCGATGGGGGCGGCAAGTGTTCGGCTATGTCAATCGGTGCCCGCACGACGGGGTCAACCTCGATTGGGAGCCCAATCAGTTTTTCGATCCGAACGGAATCAGACTGATGTGCGGCAAGCACGGCGCTCTGTTCGAACTTGGCACCGGGGCGTGTCTGGAAGGGCCATGCAAGGGACGGGCACTGATGCCCGTCGCCCTGCAAGTTCTCGATAACGATATTTGCGTGACCGGCGTGACACTGGCTGAAGAGGAAGACGAACCCCGCCTCTGCGATTCGGACGAAAACGAGACCTGA
- the nifN gene encoding nitrogenase iron-molybdenum cofactor biosynthesis protein NifN, which yields MAKVTLGKKACSVNPLKMSQPIGGALAFMGLRGAMPLLHGSQGCTSFGLVLFVRHFKEAIPLQTTAMSEVATVLGGYENVEQAILNIHKRAKPEIIGICSTGVTETKGDDVEGFIKLVRENHPEVKDLPIVYVSTPDFKDAFQDGWEKTVARIVDVLVEAPKTQTRRDPARVNVLPGCHMTPGDIDELRTIIEDFGLEPAFLPDLGGSLDGHIPDEFTPTTIGGIGVEDVAAMGYASWTIAIGAQMRRAAEAMQRKTGMPFRVFERLCGLAPNDEFMAFLSEISGRPVPLKYRRQRGQLVDAMLDGHFHIGGRKLAIGAEPDLLYDVGSLLHEMGAHIDAAVTTTQSPVLERLPAEDVLIGDLEDLEKLAGDKGCDLLVTHSHGRQAATRLNIPFYRVGIPMFDRLGAGHQTTVGYRGTRTLIFSVSNLIIEDHENNHEPTPETWRDGGHAANSVIAH from the coding sequence ATGGCGAAGGTAACGCTCGGGAAGAAGGCCTGCTCCGTCAATCCGCTGAAGATGAGCCAGCCGATTGGCGGGGCGCTGGCTTTCATGGGCCTGCGTGGGGCGATGCCTCTGCTGCACGGATCGCAGGGCTGCACGTCATTCGGGCTCGTGCTGTTCGTGCGTCATTTCAAGGAGGCCATCCCGCTTCAGACGACCGCGATGAGCGAAGTCGCGACCGTTCTCGGCGGTTACGAAAATGTCGAGCAGGCGATCCTCAATATCCATAAGCGCGCCAAGCCGGAAATCATCGGCATCTGCTCGACCGGCGTCACTGAGACGAAGGGCGACGACGTCGAGGGCTTTATCAAGCTGGTGCGGGAGAACCATCCCGAGGTCAAAGACCTGCCGATCGTCTATGTCTCTACGCCGGACTTCAAGGACGCTTTCCAGGACGGTTGGGAGAAGACCGTCGCGCGGATCGTCGACGTGCTGGTTGAAGCACCGAAGACGCAGACCCGGCGCGATCCCGCCCGCGTGAATGTCCTGCCCGGCTGCCATATGACGCCAGGCGACATCGATGAATTGCGCACGATCATCGAAGACTTCGGGCTTGAGCCCGCGTTCCTGCCCGATCTCGGCGGCTCGCTGGATGGCCATATCCCGGACGAATTCACGCCGACGACCATTGGCGGAATCGGCGTCGAGGACGTGGCGGCGATGGGCTATGCCTCGTGGACGATTGCCATCGGCGCACAAATGCGCCGGGCCGCAGAGGCCATGCAGCGCAAGACCGGCATGCCGTTCCGCGTCTTCGAGCGCCTTTGCGGCCTCGCGCCGAACGATGAGTTCATGGCCTTTCTAAGCGAGATTAGCGGGCGTCCCGTGCCGCTGAAATATCGCCGCCAGCGGGGCCAGCTTGTCGACGCCATGCTCGACGGCCATTTCCATATCGGCGGGCGCAAGCTGGCGATCGGAGCCGAACCCGATTTGCTCTATGATGTCGGCAGCCTGCTGCACGAAATGGGGGCGCATATCGACGCCGCGGTGACGACGACACAATCGCCGGTTCTGGAGCGGCTGCCGGCGGAAGATGTTCTGATCGGCGATCTCGAAGATCTCGAAAAACTGGCCGGCGATAAAGGCTGCGACCTGCTCGTCACCCATTCGCATGGGCGCCAGGCGGCCACGCGGCTCAATATTCCGTTCTATCGTGTCGGTATCCCGATGTTCGACCGGCTCGGCGCCGGGCACCAGACGACAGTCGGCTATCGCGGCACGCGCACGCTGATCTTCTCGGTCAGCAATCTCATCATCGAAGACCATGAGAATAATCACGAGCCGACGCCGGAAACCTGGCGCGACGGCGGACATGCCGCAAATTCCGTCATCGCTCACTAG
- the nifK gene encoding nitrogenase molybdenum-iron protein subunit beta, which yields MTQNADNVLDHFELFRGPEYQQMLANKKRMFENPQDPAEVERIREWAKTPEYREKNFAREALTVNPAKACQPLGAVFAAVGFESTIPFVHGSQGCVAYYRSHFSRHFKEPTSCVSSSMTEDAAVFGGLNNMIDGLANTYAMYKPKMIAVSTTCMAEVIGDDLNAFIKTSKEKGSVPEAFDVPFAHTPAFVGSHITGYDNVMKGIVEHFWNGKAGTAPKLERQANQKINFLGGFDGYTVGNLREIKRIFGLMGVEYTILGDNSDVWDTPTDGEFRMYDGGTTLEDAANAVHAKATLSMQEFCTEKTLPVIAAHGQETVAFNHPIGVAATDHFLQEIARISGKEIPLELEKERGRLVDAVGDSSAHIHGKKFAIYGDPDLCLGLAGFLLELGAEPTHVLATNGNPRWVKKVQALFDSSPFGKDCHVYSGKDLWHMRSLLFTEPVDFLIGNTYGKYLERDTGTPLIRIGFPIFDRHHHHRYPVWGYQGGLNVLVWILDRIFESIDANTNVPSKTDYSFDIIR from the coding sequence ATGACTCAGAATGCCGATAACGTTCTTGACCACTTCGAGCTTTTCCGCGGTCCGGAATACCAGCAGATGCTGGCCAACAAGAAGCGGATGTTCGAGAATCCGCAGGATCCCGCCGAGGTCGAGCGTATTCGCGAATGGGCCAAGACGCCGGAATATCGCGAGAAGAATTTCGCGCGCGAGGCGTTGACGGTCAACCCCGCCAAGGCGTGCCAGCCGCTTGGCGCGGTGTTCGCGGCTGTCGGCTTCGAGAGCACGATTCCCTTTGTGCACGGCTCGCAGGGCTGCGTCGCATATTATCGCTCGCACTTCTCGCGGCATTTCAAGGAGCCGACGTCCTGCGTCTCCTCCTCGATGACGGAAGATGCCGCAGTGTTCGGCGGCCTCAACAATATGATCGACGGCCTCGCCAACACCTATGCGATGTACAAGCCGAAGATGATAGCCGTCTCGACGACCTGTATGGCGGAAGTCATCGGCGATGACCTCAATGCCTTCATCAAAACCTCAAAGGAAAAAGGGTCGGTGCCGGAGGCGTTCGACGTTCCCTTCGCGCATACGCCGGCTTTCGTCGGCAGTCATATCACCGGCTACGACAATGTGATGAAGGGCATTGTCGAGCATTTCTGGAACGGCAAGGCCGGCACGGCGCCGAAGCTCGAGCGTCAGGCCAACCAGAAAATCAACTTCCTCGGCGGTTTTGACGGCTATACGGTCGGCAACCTGCGGGAGATCAAGCGAATCTTCGGCCTCATGGGCGTTGAGTACACGATTCTCGGCGACAATAGCGATGTGTGGGATACGCCGACCGACGGCGAATTCCGCATGTATGACGGCGGCACGACGCTCGAAGATGCCGCCAACGCTGTCCACGCCAAGGCGACACTCTCGATGCAGGAATTCTGCACCGAGAAGACTCTGCCGGTTATCGCTGCGCATGGACAGGAGACGGTCGCGTTCAATCATCCCATTGGCGTCGCGGCCACCGATCATTTCCTGCAGGAGATCGCGCGGATCAGCGGCAAGGAGATTCCACTGGAGCTTGAAAAAGAGCGCGGCCGGCTGGTCGACGCCGTTGGCGATTCGAGCGCTCACATCCACGGCAAAAAGTTCGCGATCTACGGCGATCCGGATCTTTGCCTCGGCCTTGCGGGTTTCCTGCTCGAGCTTGGCGCCGAGCCGACGCATGTTCTCGCCACCAATGGCAATCCGCGCTGGGTGAAGAAGGTGCAGGCTTTGTTCGACAGCTCGCCGTTCGGCAAGGATTGTCACGTCTATTCCGGCAAGGATCTGTGGCACATGCGCTCGCTGCTGTTCACCGAGCCGGTCGATTTCCTCATCGGCAACACCTATGGCAAATATCTCGAGCGCGACACCGGCACGCCGCTGATCCGCATCGGCTTCCCGATCTTCGATCGCCACCACCACCATCGCTACCCGGTGTGGGGCTATCAAGGCGGCTTGAACGTATTGGTTTGGATTCTCGACCGGATTTTCGAATCGATCGATGCCAATACCAACGTTCCGTCGAAGACGGACTACAGCTTCGACATTATTCGCTAA